One part of the Leclercia sp. LSNIH1 genome encodes these proteins:
- the fadD gene encoding long-chain-fatty-acid--CoA ligase FadD has translation MKKVWLNRYPADVPAEINPDRYQSLVELFENSVTRYADQPAFVNMGEVMTFRKLEERSRAFAAYLQQGLGLQKGDRVALMMPNLLQYPVALFGILRAGMIVVNVNPLYTPRELEHQLNDSGAAAIVIVSNFAHTLEKVVDKTQVKHVILTRMGDQLSTAKGTLVNFVVKYVKRLVPKYHLPDAISFRQALHTGYRMQYVKPEIVSQDLAFLQYTGGTTGVAKGAMLTHRNMLANLEQVNATYGPLLHRGKELVITALPLYHIFALTMNCLLFIELGGQNVLITNPRDIPGLVKELAKYPFTAMTGVNTLFNALLNNKEFQQLDFSTLHLSAGGGMPVQQAVAERWVKLTGQYLLEGYGLTECAPLVSVNPHDIDYHSGSIGLPVPSTEAKLVDDDDNEVPHGEPGELCVRGPQVMLGYWQRPDATDEIIKDGWLHTGDIAVMDDEGFLRIVDRKKDMILVSGFNVYPNEIEEVVMQHNGVLEVAAVGVPAGSSGETVKIFVVKKDPALSEDALITFCRRHLTGYKVPKLVEFRDELPKSNVGKILRRELRDEARAKVDNKG, from the coding sequence GTGAAGAAGGTTTGGCTTAACCGATATCCTGCGGATGTTCCCGCAGAGATAAATCCTGACCGTTATCAATCCCTGGTTGAACTGTTTGAAAACTCCGTAACGCGTTACGCCGATCAGCCTGCGTTTGTGAACATGGGCGAGGTGATGACCTTCCGTAAACTGGAAGAGCGCAGCCGGGCCTTTGCCGCCTATCTGCAACAGGGCTTAGGCCTGCAGAAGGGCGATCGCGTGGCGCTGATGATGCCCAACCTGCTGCAGTATCCGGTGGCGCTGTTCGGCATTCTGCGCGCCGGGATGATCGTGGTTAACGTCAACCCGCTCTATACTCCGCGTGAGCTGGAACATCAGTTGAATGACAGCGGTGCCGCGGCGATTGTGATTGTCTCCAACTTCGCCCACACGCTGGAAAAAGTGGTTGATAAGACCCAGGTCAAACACGTCATCCTGACGCGGATGGGCGACCAGCTCTCCACCGCCAAAGGGACGCTGGTTAACTTCGTCGTCAAATATGTCAAACGTCTGGTGCCGAAATATCACCTGCCGGATGCCATCTCTTTTCGCCAGGCGCTGCACACCGGCTACCGGATGCAGTACGTTAAGCCTGAGATCGTCTCGCAGGATCTGGCCTTCCTGCAATATACCGGCGGCACAACCGGCGTGGCGAAAGGGGCGATGCTTACCCACCGCAACATGCTGGCGAACCTCGAACAGGTTAATGCCACCTACGGGCCGCTGCTGCATCGCGGCAAAGAGCTGGTCATTACTGCGCTGCCGCTGTATCACATTTTTGCCCTGACCATGAACTGTCTGCTGTTTATCGAACTCGGCGGGCAGAACGTGCTAATCACCAACCCGCGTGATATTCCGGGACTGGTGAAAGAGCTGGCGAAATATCCGTTTACCGCCATGACCGGGGTAAACACCCTGTTTAACGCGCTGCTCAATAATAAAGAGTTCCAGCAGCTCGATTTCTCCACCCTGCATCTGTCAGCGGGTGGCGGGATGCCGGTGCAGCAGGCGGTGGCCGAGCGCTGGGTCAAGCTCACCGGGCAGTACCTGCTTGAAGGCTATGGCCTGACCGAGTGCGCCCCGCTGGTGAGCGTAAACCCGCACGATATCGACTATCACAGCGGCAGCATTGGCCTGCCGGTGCCCTCCACCGAAGCTAAACTGGTGGATGACGACGATAACGAAGTGCCGCATGGCGAGCCTGGCGAGCTGTGCGTAAGAGGGCCGCAGGTGATGCTGGGTTACTGGCAACGCCCGGACGCTACCGACGAAATCATCAAGGATGGCTGGCTGCACACCGGCGACATCGCGGTGATGGATGACGAAGGTTTCCTGCGCATCGTCGATCGTAAGAAAGATATGATCCTGGTCTCCGGGTTCAACGTCTATCCCAACGAGATCGAAGAGGTGGTGATGCAGCACAACGGCGTACTGGAAGTGGCCGCAGTAGGGGTACCGGCAGGCAGCAGCGGCGAAACGGTAAAAATCTTTGTGGTGAAAAAAGATCCTGCCCTGAGCGAAGACGCGCTGATCACCTTCTGCCGTCGCCATCTTACCGGCTACAAAGTGCCGAAGCTGGTGGAGTTTCGCGACGAACTGCCAAAATCGAACGTCGGGAAGATATTACGACGAGAATTACGTGACGAAGCGCGCGCCAAAGTAGACAATAAAGGCTGA
- the tsaB gene encoding tRNA (adenosine(37)-N6)-threonylcarbamoyltransferase complex dimerization subunit type 1 TsaB, producing MRILAIDTATEACSVALWNDGTPFAHFEECPREHTQRILPLVKMILTEGNTSLTDLDALAYGRGPGSFTGVRIGIGIAQGLALGAELPMIGVSTLATMAQGAWRRTGATRVLAAIDARMGEVYWAEYTRDEQGVWHGEESEAVLTPEAAGERMKQLSGEWATVGTGWPAWPDMAKESGLTLVDGTVLLPAAEDMLPIACQMLEAGQTVAVEKAEPVYLRNTVAWKKLPGRE from the coding sequence ATGCGAATTCTGGCTATCGATACCGCCACGGAGGCCTGCTCCGTTGCCCTGTGGAATGACGGTACTCCCTTTGCTCATTTCGAAGAGTGCCCCCGGGAACACACCCAACGTATCCTGCCTCTGGTGAAGATGATCCTCACCGAGGGCAATACCTCTCTTACCGACCTCGATGCGCTGGCCTATGGCCGTGGTCCGGGCAGCTTTACCGGCGTTCGCATCGGTATCGGCATTGCCCAGGGGCTGGCGCTGGGCGCTGAACTGCCGATGATTGGCGTCTCGACCCTGGCGACCATGGCGCAGGGGGCGTGGCGCCGTACCGGTGCGACCCGCGTGCTGGCGGCTATTGATGCCCGAATGGGCGAAGTCTACTGGGCGGAGTACACCCGTGACGAGCAAGGCGTCTGGCACGGGGAAGAGAGCGAAGCGGTGCTCACGCCGGAAGCGGCAGGTGAGCGCATGAAGCAGCTTTCCGGTGAGTGGGCGACCGTCGGGACCGGCTGGCCAGCCTGGCCTGACATGGCAAAGGAGAGCGGTCTGACCCTGGTGGACGGCACTGTCCTGTTACCTGCCGCAGAAGATATGCTGCCCATCGCTTGTCAGATGCTGGAGGCAGGGCAAACCGTGGCGGTGGAGAAAGCCGAGCCGGTTTATTTGCGAAACACCGTAGCGTGGAAGAAACTTCCGGGCCGGGAGTGA
- a CDS encoding Slp family lipoprotein, whose product MAVQKYVVRLLTVGALALALTGCISVPDAIQGSSPTPQQDLVRVMNAPELYVGQEARFGGKVVEVLNQQGKTRLEIATVPLDSGARPVLGEASRGRIYADVNGFLDPVDFRGQLITVVGPITGAEQGKVGNTPYKFMTMLANGYKRWRVQQQVMMPPPDPWYWGPHPWRYGYGYGYGGWPGYGPGPAQVRTIVTE is encoded by the coding sequence ATGGCGGTTCAAAAATATGTCGTTCGTCTGCTGACCGTCGGGGCGCTGGCCCTGGCGTTAACGGGATGTATCTCCGTACCTGATGCCATCCAGGGCAGCAGCCCCACGCCGCAGCAGGATCTGGTCCGGGTGATGAACGCCCCGGAACTCTACGTGGGTCAGGAAGCGCGTTTCGGCGGCAAAGTCGTGGAGGTGCTCAACCAGCAGGGGAAAACCCGTCTGGAGATTGCCACCGTTCCCCTCGACAGCGGTGCGCGTCCGGTGCTGGGTGAAGCCTCACGAGGCCGTATCTACGCCGATGTTAACGGCTTCCTCGATCCGGTGGATTTCCGGGGACAACTGATCACCGTAGTGGGACCGATCACCGGCGCAGAGCAGGGTAAAGTCGGCAACACGCCTTATAAATTCATGACCATGCTGGCCAACGGCTATAAACGCTGGCGGGTGCAGCAGCAGGTGATGATGCCGCCACCCGACCCCTGGTACTGGGGACCGCATCCATGGCGTTATGGCTATGGTTACGGCTACGGCGGATGGCCAGGCTATGGCCCCGGTCCAGCTCAGGTCCGAACGATAGTAACAGAGTAA